Proteins encoded by one window of Acaryochloris thomasi RCC1774:
- a CDS encoding glutathione S-transferase family protein, with amino-acid sequence MLTLYQFEPAWGLPNASPFCMKLETYLRMTGIEYKSDTSADVRKAPKGKLPYIEDNGQIIADSNLILEYLKTTYGDRVDEHLSAAEVAIALAMRRLIEENLYWALVYSRWIDEENWLKTKAVYFSGLPPIIKLLVPKIARKSVIQNLKGHGMGRHTAAEVYQIGATDLQALSDFLAEKPFFMGDQPTTLDASAYSLLANILNETLTSPLRDKAEKLENLAAYCQRMQARYYA; translated from the coding sequence ATGCTAACTCTCTATCAATTTGAACCTGCTTGGGGGCTGCCCAACGCAAGTCCCTTTTGTATGAAGCTAGAAACCTATCTGCGGATGACTGGCATTGAGTACAAGAGCGATACCAGTGCCGATGTGCGAAAAGCTCCTAAAGGGAAGCTCCCTTACATTGAAGATAATGGCCAGATTATTGCTGACTCTAATCTGATACTTGAGTACTTGAAGACAACCTATGGTGATCGGGTTGATGAACATTTAAGTGCTGCTGAGGTTGCGATCGCACTTGCCATGCGCCGCCTCATCGAAGAAAACCTCTACTGGGCTTTAGTGTATAGTCGCTGGATTGACGAAGAGAACTGGCTGAAAACGAAGGCGGTCTATTTTTCTGGCCTGCCTCCAATCATCAAACTACTTGTGCCTAAAATTGCCCGAAAGAGCGTGATCCAAAATCTCAAAGGCCACGGCATGGGACGACATACAGCCGCTGAAGTTTATCAGATTGGCGCAACCGATCTGCAGGCTCTCTCTGATTTCTTAGCCGAGAAACCTTTCTTCATGGGCGACCAGCCTACGACCCTAGATGCCTCCGCCTATAGCCTGCTGGCAAATATCTTAAATGAAACCCTCACCTCACCGTTGAGAGATAAGGCTGAGAAGTTAGAGAACTTGGCGGCCTACTGTCAGAGAATGCAGGCGAGATATTACGCATAA
- a CDS encoding thiolase family protein, protein MNNAYIISSVRTAVGKAPRGTLRNSRPDDLGAAVVKGALQRVPQLEHDRIDDLIFGCAFPEAEQGFNLGRVIAMRAGLPHSVAGCTVNRFCSSGLQTIAMATQAISAGHADVMVAGGAESMSLIPMGGHDLAPNPELLSEAPEAYLSMGITAENVAEAFSISRADQDAFGLRSHQKALAAIRKGRFKDEIVPFLVQTTLYKNGETQSTETLFEIDEGPRADTSLEALAQLKPVFKVDGTVTAGTSSQMSDGAAATVVMSERIVQELGIQPMGQLIGFAVAGVAPEMMGIGPVEAVPKVLKQVGLSLSDIGLIELNEAFASQSLAVIRKLGLDEKLVNVNGGVIALGHPLGCTGAKLTATLLHEMKRRGIRYGLVTMCVGGGMGAAGVFENLML, encoded by the coding sequence ATGAATAACGCATATATTATCAGCAGCGTCCGTACTGCCGTCGGCAAAGCTCCTCGCGGTACGCTACGAAATAGTCGCCCGGACGATCTGGGAGCGGCTGTGGTGAAAGGGGCACTCCAACGGGTTCCTCAGCTAGAGCACGATCGCATTGATGATCTGATCTTTGGTTGTGCCTTCCCAGAGGCGGAACAGGGATTCAACTTGGGTCGCGTGATCGCAATGCGGGCTGGACTTCCTCACTCAGTGGCTGGGTGTACGGTCAACCGTTTTTGTTCATCTGGCTTGCAAACAATCGCAATGGCAACACAGGCCATCAGCGCGGGACATGCGGATGTAATGGTTGCTGGGGGGGCCGAGTCCATGAGCCTGATTCCGATGGGGGGGCATGATTTAGCGCCCAATCCAGAACTGCTATCTGAGGCCCCGGAAGCTTATCTCTCGATGGGGATTACGGCGGAGAATGTTGCCGAGGCGTTTAGTATTTCGCGGGCGGATCAGGATGCCTTCGGGTTGCGATCGCATCAAAAAGCTCTAGCTGCAATTCGAAAGGGCCGGTTCAAGGATGAAATCGTTCCCTTCCTTGTACAAACAACGTTGTATAAAAATGGCGAAACCCAGTCAACAGAAACACTATTCGAGATTGACGAAGGTCCACGAGCTGACACTAGCTTAGAAGCCCTAGCCCAACTCAAGCCTGTTTTCAAGGTCGATGGCACAGTGACAGCAGGAACCTCTTCCCAAATGTCAGATGGAGCTGCAGCCACAGTGGTTATGAGTGAACGCATCGTGCAGGAGCTGGGTATTCAACCGATGGGACAGCTAATTGGCTTTGCCGTTGCTGGCGTTGCACCCGAAATGATGGGAATTGGCCCGGTGGAGGCAGTACCTAAAGTTCTGAAGCAAGTGGGTCTATCGCTCAGCGATATAGGTCTGATTGAACTCAATGAAGCCTTTGCTTCGCAGTCCCTGGCGGTGATTCGTAAGTTGGGGCTGGACGAAAAGCTTGTGAACGTCAATGGAGGTGTGATCGCACTTGGACATCCGTTGGGGTGTACGGGGGCGAAGTTGACCGCGACGTTACTGCATGAAATGAAGCGGCGCGGCATTCGCTATGGTCTCGTGACCATGTGCGTTGGTGGCGGCATGGGTGCTGCAGGAGTATTTGAGAACTTGATGCTTTAG
- a CDS encoding acyl-CoA dehydrogenase: MMLLITFSTLLVAFILLGYIGVPLWIWALYGAAVLGALNAPVWLWTVFVTLVMVMNIPLLRCRLVTSPIMKLIHDWKLFPKISETERAAIEAGNVWVDGEFFTGKPDFQRILSEPYPQLTPEIQAFLDGPVEQVCRMASDWEIYQRQDLPPEVWEYLKQERFFGMMIPEKHGGLGFSNLAYSAVMAKLASRSFTHVATVGVTNSLGPAKLLLRYGTEEQKDNYLPRLASGEEVPCFALTEPQAGSDAASITSSGVVFKGEDDQLYIRLNWQKRYITLGAIATLLGLAFQLHDPDNLLGKGKHPGITCALISTETPGVIQNRRHDPMGVPFYNSPLEGHDVIIPVEQIIGGVEQAGQGWKMLMQSLAAGRGISFPATCTGVTKLVARIAGAHAVVRKQFGLSIGRFEGVEEPLARIGGLTYIVDAARLYTCGAVDQGEQPAVVSAIAKSQTTDLARTVVIDGMDILGGSGICRGPRNLLANIYTAMPIAITVEGANILTRSLMIFGQGAIRSHPYIYEEISALERSDVAAFDQAFWSHLGLMIRSGIRAGLLSLTQGRLVHSPVQDETAIYYRKLAWASATFANLSDLAMLSLGGSLKRRETLTGRFADILSWMYLGSATLRRFEAEGRQVEDLPLVHWSMQYALAQIQEAVEGIVSNLSLLLGGLVLSWWQLNPIGTLPSDQLGHQVAQILQTPGEGRDRLTANIHIPNHPEEPLGRLEQALRLSVQAEPVAKAVKSAIKLGKLPKAKPAQLINAALEAGLISETDAALIQEAETLRTDMIQVDSFTLEEYQQRYKNRKTPVFSNAI; encoded by the coding sequence ATGATGCTCCTGATCACTTTTTCGACCTTGCTTGTAGCATTCATTTTGCTTGGGTATATCGGCGTTCCCCTCTGGATCTGGGCACTTTATGGTGCTGCTGTTTTAGGCGCACTCAACGCGCCGGTCTGGCTTTGGACTGTCTTCGTGACTTTAGTAATGGTGATGAATATTCCACTGCTCCGTTGCAGGCTGGTTACATCTCCCATTATGAAATTGATCCATGACTGGAAGCTTTTTCCTAAGATTTCAGAGACGGAACGAGCGGCTATTGAAGCCGGAAATGTTTGGGTTGATGGTGAGTTCTTTACGGGCAAGCCTGACTTCCAGCGTATTCTCAGTGAACCCTATCCACAACTCACGCCAGAGATCCAAGCCTTCTTAGACGGTCCCGTTGAGCAGGTCTGCCGCATGGCAAGTGATTGGGAAATCTACCAGCGCCAGGATCTCCCTCCCGAAGTTTGGGAATACCTTAAGCAAGAACGTTTCTTTGGCATGATGATTCCCGAAAAACATGGCGGTCTTGGCTTCTCTAATCTGGCTTACAGCGCTGTGATGGCAAAACTTGCCTCGCGCTCCTTCACCCATGTCGCCACAGTGGGCGTTACTAATTCATTGGGGCCTGCTAAGCTACTGCTGCGCTACGGGACTGAAGAACAGAAAGATAACTATTTACCCCGCTTAGCATCTGGAGAAGAGGTCCCCTGCTTTGCCCTGACGGAACCCCAAGCCGGATCAGATGCTGCCAGCATTACCTCTAGTGGTGTGGTATTTAAGGGCGAAGATGACCAGCTTTATATCCGTTTGAACTGGCAGAAGCGGTATATAACTTTAGGTGCGATCGCAACTCTCCTAGGCTTGGCCTTCCAGCTCCACGATCCTGATAATCTCCTCGGCAAAGGTAAACACCCCGGCATCACCTGCGCCTTGATTTCTACAGAAACACCGGGCGTCATTCAAAATCGTCGCCACGATCCAATGGGCGTCCCGTTCTACAACTCGCCCCTAGAAGGTCATGACGTGATCATCCCTGTTGAGCAAATCATCGGTGGCGTTGAGCAAGCCGGTCAAGGCTGGAAGATGTTGATGCAGTCCCTAGCGGCGGGTCGGGGGATTAGCTTCCCGGCTACCTGTACGGGTGTGACAAAACTGGTCGCTCGGATTGCTGGTGCTCATGCTGTTGTGCGTAAACAGTTTGGGCTATCCATCGGTCGCTTTGAAGGGGTTGAAGAACCGCTCGCTCGCATTGGGGGATTAACGTATATTGTTGACGCCGCAAGATTGTATACCTGTGGCGCGGTGGATCAAGGGGAGCAACCTGCGGTTGTCAGTGCGATCGCAAAGTCTCAAACCACTGACCTCGCTCGAACAGTCGTCATCGACGGCATGGATATCTTGGGCGGCTCGGGTATCTGTCGCGGTCCTCGGAATCTGCTGGCGAATATTTATACAGCGATGCCCATTGCAATCACGGTAGAGGGGGCGAATATATTGACGCGATCGCTAATGATTTTCGGTCAGGGAGCCATTCGCAGCCATCCCTATATCTACGAGGAGATTTCGGCACTGGAGCGATCGGACGTGGCCGCCTTTGATCAGGCCTTTTGGTCCCACCTGGGTCTGATGATTCGCAGCGGGATTCGAGCTGGATTGCTAAGTCTGACTCAGGGGCGGTTGGTGCATTCTCCGGTTCAAGATGAAACTGCGATTTACTATCGCAAGCTGGCTTGGGCTTCAGCGACGTTTGCCAATCTCAGCGATCTAGCCATGCTTTCGTTAGGCGGTTCCCTGAAGCGGCGGGAAACGTTGACGGGGCGCTTTGCCGATATACTCTCTTGGATGTATCTGGGGTCAGCGACACTGCGGCGGTTTGAAGCGGAGGGACGCCAGGTAGAGGATTTACCGTTAGTCCACTGGTCGATGCAGTATGCCTTGGCTCAAATCCAGGAGGCGGTTGAAGGAATTGTCAGTAATCTATCGCTGCTGTTGGGTGGCTTAGTGCTGAGCTGGTGGCAATTGAATCCGATAGGGACATTGCCGTCGGATCAGTTGGGGCATCAGGTGGCTCAGATCTTGCAAACGCCGGGAGAGGGACGCGATCGCCTCACTGCCAATATTCACATCCCCAACCATCCTGAGGAACCATTGGGGCGGCTGGAGCAAGCACTGCGCTTATCGGTTCAGGCGGAACCTGTTGCGAAAGCTGTTAAAAGTGCAATCAAGTTAGGGAAGCTGCCCAAAGCGAAACCGGCTCAACTGATCAATGCAGCCTTAGAGGCAGGTCTCATTAGTGAGACGGATGCCGCCCTGATTCAAGAAGCAGAAACACTACGCACCGATATGATCCAAGTTGATTCATTTACGCTGGAGGAGTATCAACAGCGATACAAAAATCGTAAGACTCCTGTGTTTTCAAATGCTATCTAA
- a CDS encoding 3-hydroxyacyl-CoA dehydrogenase/enoyl-CoA hydratase family protein, with product MFKPFRTAAVLGAGVMGTQIAAHLANAGLIVYLLDLPAAGDRKNALVEAAFKKGLKQKPPIFFTEKTSRRVILGNFEEDWHRLASVDWVVEAVIEKLDVKQQLMARLDGFIREDAVVSTNTSGLPIHAIAEGRSKSFQQRFLGTHFFNPPRYLKLLELIPTSTTDPEIVKRLEWFGRLHLGKGVVIAKDTPNFIGNRIGLFVSLLGIRALTDQGYTIEEIDILTGTLVGRPKSATLRTADLVGLDTLTYVAENLYPMIPDDESRDVFLVPQTLRQMVEASYLGAKTGEGFYKKVGGKILSLDIQTFNYRKARPIDLGGLDAIAKIKSLPERLQALYKDTGRAGTFFRQTTLKILSYSAHRIPEIADSPSEIDRAMRWGFGWRLGPFEMWDVLGFETVIKDMQASGIAVPSWVEQMQWAGAHSFYQEIGREEEDLTQSPHPLHFVYQPQRGYGPIETPRDEFTLAPFKVDPTRTLWQNSEAALLDIGDGVVLFEFRSKGNTLSRVVVDGFSEALDLIEEGDYCGLVIGNDGEHFSAGANLADMVKFSHQDRVNVFADCEHGAIAKLLDRFQALMLRLHYFPQPIVAAIRGRVLGGGCELVMACPHVVAAAETYIGLVELSVGLVPGAGGIMTMATWAAEHAATDDPSDIQPFLKRAFETIGTAKVSGSAYEAQEWGYLPPTAEIVMNSDRRLYVAKEEVLRLDHEGYAPPPKRNAIKVLGKPARALFETAAYLMQKGGYISEYDRFLANRLAYVITGGDLSAPSMVSDDYLLGLEREMFLPLFGQKKTQERIMHTLRTKKPLRN from the coding sequence ATGTTTAAACCGTTCCGCACCGCCGCAGTTCTGGGCGCAGGTGTCATGGGCACCCAGATTGCCGCCCATCTTGCCAACGCAGGTCTGATTGTTTACTTGCTGGATTTACCTGCTGCTGGCGATCGCAAAAATGCCCTTGTGGAAGCTGCCTTCAAAAAAGGGCTCAAGCAAAAGCCGCCGATTTTCTTTACAGAAAAAACATCTCGTCGCGTCATTCTCGGGAATTTTGAAGAAGACTGGCATCGACTCGCCAGCGTGGACTGGGTGGTTGAAGCAGTGATTGAAAAGCTAGACGTTAAGCAACAGCTCATGGCCCGCCTTGATGGTTTCATCCGTGAGGACGCGGTGGTGTCTACTAACACCAGTGGTTTACCCATTCACGCCATTGCTGAGGGGCGTTCAAAATCCTTTCAGCAGCGCTTTTTGGGGACGCATTTCTTCAATCCGCCACGTTATCTAAAGCTGCTAGAGCTGATTCCTACATCTACAACTGATCCAGAGATTGTGAAGCGGCTGGAGTGGTTTGGTCGCCTCCATTTGGGCAAAGGGGTGGTGATTGCTAAAGATACCCCCAACTTTATTGGCAATCGGATTGGCCTGTTTGTGAGTCTGCTGGGAATTCGAGCACTGACTGATCAGGGATACACCATCGAAGAAATTGATATTCTCACCGGCACACTCGTAGGCCGTCCTAAGTCAGCAACTTTGCGGACAGCAGATTTAGTGGGTCTCGATACGTTGACCTACGTCGCCGAGAATCTGTATCCGATGATTCCTGACGATGAAAGCCGCGATGTGTTTTTAGTGCCTCAGACTTTGAGGCAAATGGTGGAAGCCAGTTATCTGGGGGCCAAAACGGGTGAGGGGTTTTATAAAAAAGTAGGCGGCAAAATCTTGTCGCTGGATATTCAGACCTTTAACTACCGAAAAGCTCGGCCCATAGATCTGGGGGGCTTGGATGCGATCGCAAAAATCAAATCTCTACCGGAACGCCTCCAGGCTCTCTACAAAGACACAGGGCGAGCAGGAACTTTCTTCAGGCAAACAACCCTAAAGATTCTTAGCTACAGCGCTCACCGCATTCCTGAAATTGCTGACAGCCCTAGTGAGATTGATCGCGCCATGCGATGGGGATTTGGCTGGCGGCTCGGTCCCTTTGAGATGTGGGATGTGTTGGGGTTTGAAACTGTCATCAAGGATATGCAGGCATCGGGCATTGCCGTCCCGAGCTGGGTTGAGCAGATGCAGTGGGCCGGTGCCCATAGCTTCTATCAAGAGATTGGCCGCGAGGAAGAGGATCTCACCCAATCCCCCCATCCTCTCCACTTTGTGTATCAACCTCAGCGCGGCTATGGACCAATAGAAACGCCACGCGACGAATTCACCTTGGCCCCCTTCAAGGTCGACCCTACTCGAACGCTGTGGCAAAATTCCGAGGCCGCTCTGCTGGATATAGGCGATGGTGTGGTCTTGTTTGAGTTTCGCTCAAAGGGGAATACTCTCAGCCGGGTGGTCGTTGATGGGTTCTCTGAAGCACTCGATCTGATTGAAGAGGGCGATTATTGCGGTCTGGTGATTGGCAACGACGGTGAGCATTTCTCGGCTGGGGCCAACCTCGCCGATATGGTGAAGTTCTCACATCAAGATCGGGTCAATGTGTTTGCCGACTGTGAGCATGGTGCGATCGCAAAGCTCTTAGATCGCTTCCAAGCCCTGATGCTGCGGCTTCATTACTTCCCACAACCCATTGTGGCAGCCATTCGCGGGCGTGTTCTGGGCGGTGGCTGTGAACTTGTAATGGCCTGCCCTCATGTCGTAGCTGCTGCTGAAACCTACATTGGCTTGGTTGAGCTGAGCGTCGGCCTAGTTCCGGGTGCTGGGGGCATTATGACGATGGCAACCTGGGCAGCGGAACATGCGGCCACGGATGACCCCAGCGATATTCAGCCGTTCTTGAAGCGAGCCTTTGAGACTATCGGCACAGCCAAGGTCTCGGGCAGTGCCTATGAAGCCCAGGAGTGGGGATATCTGCCCCCAACTGCAGAGATTGTGATGAATAGCGACCGTCGTCTTTATGTCGCGAAGGAAGAAGTCTTGCGCCTTGACCATGAAGGTTATGCGCCGCCGCCGAAGCGGAATGCAATCAAGGTACTGGGAAAACCGGCCCGCGCTTTGTTTGAGACGGCAGCGTATCTGATGCAAAAGGGGGGCTACATCTCTGAATACGATCGCTTCCTTGCGAACCGTTTGGCCTATGTAATTACGGGGGGAGACCTGTCTGCACCATCGATGGTATCAGATGACTATCTGTTGGGTTTAGAACGGGAGATGTTCTTGCCTTTATTTGGTCAGAAGAAAACGCAAGAGCGAATCATGCATACGTTGAGAACGAAGAAGCCACTGAGGAATTAG
- a CDS encoding AMP-dependent synthetase/ligase — MFTSQKVDSAPSTAREVYLGRTLPSLIDEACEHNPNPQAFNTWTRGGWQALSTEEFRTAVEELALGLREMGLSQGDRIALLMHSDVNFCLADMGCLLAHLVNVPIYMGETPENMVFSLQHSEATALVVSSVEVLQQVAPCLCELSYLKFMIVADGLDDSVSSDHLVALRASLPEEIQLFPLAAVRAWGREQFSEQTRMALRAEIAPQDVATIVYVAGPTGRCQAFRSQVLPVFRMVAALQQRLKPSAPYVCERPKGVMLTHENLAGDALAAFSAMPGLNTGPEERVLSFLPLTHVFARVMLYGHLSYGHSVYFTTPQRIVKHLREVKPTILSTVPRLLEKVYQKIQERGRKMPRFKQVILEWAIDLAQRYELGQQSGWLYSLKRKLADQLVYRQWREGFGGRLKYLLCGGAALKAELATVFSAAGIPVLQGYGLTQTSAVLCVNRGALNQVGTVGVPIAGVEVEIASDGEILARSPYTMKGYYKNPVETQNAIEPNGWFHTGDYGELTDEGFLKITGHKKSLFKLSIGKYVAPEWIERHLMQSPLVERAVAVGNQRPYCALLIFPRLGKIHKLARELGLWLHLEALLEHPQVIAEYQTLVDAANQTLPSWSTAKKFRLINASLTVANGLLTSTRQINREAFCAAFAADIEAMYATAPQVVVKPEPALPADSLSPTLTLETS; from the coding sequence ATGTTTACGTCGCAAAAGGTTGATAGTGCACCTTCCACTGCTCGTGAGGTGTATTTGGGGCGCACATTGCCCTCCTTGATTGACGAAGCCTGTGAACATAATCCTAATCCTCAAGCGTTCAACACCTGGACCCGAGGGGGGTGGCAAGCACTCTCGACGGAAGAGTTTCGGACTGCCGTCGAAGAGCTGGCTTTGGGGCTGAGGGAGATGGGTCTATCGCAGGGCGATCGGATTGCTCTGTTGATGCACAGTGACGTTAACTTCTGTCTTGCGGATATGGGCTGTCTGCTGGCCCATTTGGTCAACGTCCCGATTTATATGGGTGAGACGCCTGAAAATATGGTGTTCAGTTTGCAGCACAGTGAAGCAACGGCTCTGGTTGTTTCTAGTGTTGAGGTTCTACAGCAGGTGGCTCCCTGCTTGTGTGAGCTGTCCTATCTCAAATTTATGATCGTGGCTGATGGCTTAGATGATTCGGTTTCGAGTGATCATCTGGTGGCTCTACGGGCATCTCTGCCGGAAGAGATACAGCTTTTTCCATTGGCCGCAGTCCGGGCATGGGGAAGGGAGCAGTTCTCTGAGCAAACAAGGATGGCTCTGCGGGCTGAGATTGCTCCGCAGGACGTGGCGACGATTGTGTATGTTGCAGGCCCCACAGGTCGCTGTCAGGCTTTTAGAAGTCAAGTGCTGCCCGTTTTTCGGATGGTAGCAGCACTGCAGCAGCGGCTGAAGCCCAGTGCGCCCTACGTGTGTGAACGGCCCAAGGGCGTGATGCTTACGCATGAAAATTTAGCGGGTGATGCTCTAGCGGCCTTTAGCGCTATGCCCGGTCTTAATACGGGGCCTGAGGAGAGGGTTTTGTCTTTTTTGCCACTGACTCATGTTTTTGCACGAGTGATGCTGTACGGGCATCTTAGCTACGGCCATAGCGTTTATTTCACGACACCCCAGCGGATTGTCAAGCATCTGCGAGAGGTCAAGCCGACGATTTTATCTACGGTGCCGCGCCTACTAGAAAAGGTTTATCAAAAGATTCAAGAACGCGGTCGCAAAATGCCTCGTTTTAAGCAGGTGATTCTCGAGTGGGCTATTGATTTAGCGCAGCGCTATGAGCTAGGACAGCAGTCCGGCTGGCTGTACTCTCTGAAGCGGAAGCTGGCGGATCAGTTGGTCTATCGCCAGTGGCGAGAGGGGTTTGGCGGCCGTTTGAAGTATTTGCTCTGTGGGGGAGCTGCACTCAAAGCAGAGTTAGCCACGGTCTTCTCTGCTGCGGGGATTCCGGTGTTGCAGGGCTACGGTCTCACTCAGACCAGTGCAGTTCTTTGCGTCAATCGGGGGGCGTTGAATCAGGTCGGGACTGTGGGGGTTCCGATTGCGGGGGTTGAAGTTGAGATCGCATCTGATGGCGAAATTTTGGCCCGCTCGCCCTACACCATGAAGGGCTACTACAAAAATCCAGTGGAAACCCAGAATGCCATTGAGCCCAACGGCTGGTTCCATACCGGCGACTACGGAGAATTGACGGACGAAGGCTTTTTAAAAATTACCGGCCACAAGAAAAGCCTATTTAAGCTGTCCATCGGCAAATATGTCGCTCCTGAATGGATTGAGCGGCACTTGATGCAGTCACCACTGGTTGAGCGAGCCGTTGCCGTTGGTAATCAGCGGCCCTACTGCGCCTTACTGATCTTTCCGAGGCTGGGTAAGATTCATAAATTGGCTCGAGAGCTTGGCCTTTGGCTTCATCTTGAGGCGTTGTTAGAACATCCTCAGGTGATTGCCGAGTATCAGACCTTGGTTGACGCGGCAAATCAAACGCTGCCGTCATGGTCAACGGCAAAAAAATTTCGATTGATCAATGCTTCCCTCACCGTCGCCAATGGCTTGCTGACGTCTACACGGCAAATCAATCGAGAGGCTTTCTGTGCCGCTTTCGCGGCAGACATTGAGGCGATGTATGCTACGGCTCCTCAGGTGGTGGTGAAGCCCGAGCCAGCTTTGCCAGCCGATTCCCTATCCCCGACGCTTACGCTGGAAACCTCCTAG
- a CDS encoding LmeA family phospholipid-binding protein — translation MTAPRQRGDQLVSKVVETAVASLLKQTEKLEVKVRAEPVSKLLQGSVDGFDFSGQELLMHSGLRVDRMEFYLQALSIDFGSILRGHVKLRQPTQASMRIALTEDDLTASFNTDFLKEKLQQLSFEGQPLMFEQTQITINDEDQSLRMQSWVRKGQAEQLFEIDITARVVIEDRHRLKFVDVNCRGDQGSVELGQMLTQHVNNLLDLDQFSLEGMQLRVDQLRLRNKQLTLYGVAHIEKFPQRNA, via the coding sequence ATGACTGCACCCCGTCAGCGCGGCGATCAGCTTGTCAGCAAGGTGGTTGAAACCGCCGTTGCTTCATTACTTAAGCAAACAGAGAAGCTAGAGGTTAAAGTCAGGGCTGAACCGGTATCAAAGCTGCTGCAGGGCAGTGTTGACGGGTTTGACTTCTCAGGTCAGGAGCTATTGATGCACAGTGGTCTCAGAGTTGACCGGATGGAGTTTTATCTACAGGCGCTCTCCATTGACTTTGGCTCTATCTTGAGGGGCCACGTCAAACTCCGGCAGCCGACACAAGCTTCAATGCGAATTGCGCTCACAGAAGACGATCTGACGGCCTCATTTAACACAGATTTTCTCAAGGAAAAGCTCCAGCAGCTCTCTTTTGAGGGGCAGCCCCTGATGTTCGAGCAGACTCAAATCACGATTAATGATGAAGATCAGTCGCTGAGGATGCAAAGTTGGGTGCGCAAGGGGCAGGCCGAGCAACTTTTTGAAATAGACATCACAGCTCGCGTGGTGATTGAAGATCGGCATCGGCTGAAATTTGTCGATGTTAACTGTCGTGGTGATCAAGGGTCTGTAGAGCTAGGCCAGATGCTAACTCAGCATGTGAATAATCTGCTTGATTTAGACCAGTTTTCTTTAGAGGGCATGCAGCTTCGTGTGGATCAGCTGCGACTTAGAAATAAGCAGCTCACGCTATATGGTGTTGCCCACATTGAGAAATTTCCCCAGAGAAATGCTTAA